One Bacillus amyloliquefaciens DSM 7 = ATCC 23350 DNA window includes the following coding sequences:
- a CDS encoding MinD/ParA family protein, with the protein MKPDQAESLRRKMRQRQLIKPELYEKKAKTLAVISGKGGVGKSNLTLNMAVALQEKGKKALIIDLDIGMGNIDVLIGAASSRTIIDVMENRYALAHSLSSGPKGLRYISGGTGLEAIYQADREKWSAFMNGLSAVLSDFDYVLFDMGAGLSKEQLPFILSAEDILAVTTPEPTAIMDAYSAIKHLFLADERLTVNIAVNRARAQKHALDTYTRLSHAIHTFLGAEVRFAGSIPDDPLVSQAVIDQVPFLIKSPQAKASRSVRLLTDVLFQTEENKPREEKPAFIERLSSFLMRRTLQ; encoded by the coding sequence ATGAAACCCGATCAGGCAGAGTCATTAAGAAGGAAAATGAGGCAGCGGCAATTGATCAAGCCGGAGCTTTATGAAAAAAAAGCGAAGACATTGGCCGTCATCAGCGGTAAAGGCGGCGTCGGAAAATCTAATTTAACATTAAACATGGCAGTTGCCCTGCAGGAAAAAGGGAAAAAAGCACTCATCATTGATCTTGACATCGGAATGGGCAACATTGATGTGCTGATCGGCGCTGCTTCTTCCCGCACCATTATTGATGTGATGGAGAATCGGTATGCGCTCGCTCATTCACTGTCCTCCGGTCCGAAAGGCCTTCGCTACATATCCGGAGGAACAGGGCTTGAGGCGATTTATCAAGCTGACAGAGAGAAGTGGTCGGCTTTTATGAACGGTCTTTCCGCTGTATTAAGCGATTTTGATTACGTCCTGTTTGATATGGGAGCGGGACTTTCAAAAGAACAGCTGCCGTTTATTTTATCGGCGGAAGATATTCTCGCCGTGACAACGCCTGAGCCGACGGCAATTATGGATGCCTACAGCGCGATCAAACATCTCTTTCTCGCGGATGAGCGGCTGACCGTAAATATTGCCGTCAATCGCGCCCGCGCCCAAAAACATGCGCTGGACACGTACACCCGCCTTTCTCACGCGATTCATACGTTTTTAGGCGCGGAGGTGCGTTTCGCCGGCTCCATACCCGATGATCCGCTAGTAAGTCAAGCTGTCATTGACCAGGTGCCTTTTTTAATAAAAAGTCCTCAAGCAAAAGCCAGCAGGTCCGTCCGTCTTTTGACGGATGTCTTGTTTCAAACGGAAGAAAACAAACCAAGAGAAGAGAAACCGGCATTTATTGAGAGATTATCTTCTTTTTTAATGAGGAGGACTTTACAGTGA